One segment of Phaeacidiphilus oryzae TH49 DNA contains the following:
- the gvpJ gene encoding gas vesicle protein GvpJ has translation MGTTTTYNEETVCVPRAGTLYDVLELILDRGMVIDVFIRVSLVGIEILKIDARIVVASVDTYLRFAEVCNRLDLEANTRTTTVPELFGGGGGLAKSAGKKGVKKAVSSVGSKVKEAVGAGDGDDDGAEEEEEEGGGEQRGPAPRRRSTGGSGRSSSSGSGSRSGSGSRSRTATRPARRSTGRN, from the coding sequence ATGGGCACCACGACCACCTACAACGAAGAGACCGTATGCGTGCCGCGCGCCGGCACGCTCTACGACGTGCTCGAACTCATCCTCGATCGCGGCATGGTGATCGACGTCTTCATCCGGGTGTCGCTGGTCGGCATCGAGATCCTCAAGATCGACGCCCGGATCGTGGTGGCGAGCGTCGACACCTATCTCCGCTTCGCCGAGGTCTGCAACCGCCTCGACCTGGAGGCCAACACCCGCACCACGACCGTGCCGGAGCTGTTCGGCGGTGGCGGCGGGCTGGCGAAGAGCGCCGGCAAGAAGGGCGTGAAGAAGGCCGTCAGTTCGGTCGGCAGCAAGGTCAAGGAGGCCGTCGGAGCGGGCGACGGGGACGATGACGGCGCCGAGGAGGAAGAGGAGGAGGGCGGCGGCGAGCAGCGGGGGCCCGCGCCCCGCCGCCGAAGCACCGGTGGCTCCGGCCGATCGAGCAGCTCCGGCAGCGGCTCCCGATCCGGATCCGGCAGCCGGTCCCGTACCGCGACCCGCCCGGCCCGACGCAGCACCGGGAGGAACTGA
- a CDS encoding SIS domain-containing protein has product MRAEMSQQPEVLGGLADRFAMISSQVSALAEAMGRVVGVAFLARGSSDHAALLGRYAIEHQSGLPTCLVAPSIATAYRRAPEQFKGWLLVALSQSGQTPEIVDIAGRYATCGASVIAVTNAPASPLARIAHRTIDLTAGPEQAVPATKTVTSQMLAVLAIASGLGPGGLTAADAAQLPGHVSGILANSESIERTAERLTEHHQIAVVGRGPCYPAALETALKLQETTRIMAHGFSTADFRHGPIATCGPGSRAVLLAGSGPADDDTRALRSELTRRAVQVNLIGTRTSTDAGWPVLGHMGECLLATVRGQQLALATASLLGINPDQPAGLNKVTLTH; this is encoded by the coding sequence ATGCGCGCCGAGATGAGCCAGCAACCCGAGGTCCTCGGCGGCCTTGCTGACCGGTTCGCGATGATCTCTTCGCAGGTCAGTGCCCTCGCCGAGGCCATGGGCCGGGTCGTCGGGGTCGCATTCCTCGCCCGAGGGTCCTCGGACCACGCCGCCCTGCTCGGGCGGTATGCCATCGAGCACCAGAGCGGGCTGCCGACCTGCCTGGTGGCGCCGAGTATCGCCACCGCCTACCGGCGGGCGCCGGAGCAGTTCAAGGGCTGGCTCCTGGTCGCTCTGTCCCAGTCGGGACAGACGCCAGAGATCGTCGACATCGCCGGACGCTACGCAACCTGTGGCGCATCGGTCATCGCGGTCACCAACGCCCCGGCCTCCCCGCTGGCCCGCATCGCACACCGGACCATCGACCTCACGGCGGGACCCGAGCAGGCGGTGCCCGCGACGAAAACCGTGACAAGCCAGATGCTCGCCGTCCTCGCGATCGCCAGCGGCCTGGGACCCGGTGGCCTGACCGCGGCGGACGCCGCGCAACTCCCGGGCCACGTCAGCGGCATCCTCGCCAACAGCGAATCCATCGAACGGACTGCCGAAAGGCTCACCGAACACCACCAGATCGCCGTCGTCGGCCGCGGCCCGTGCTACCCGGCCGCGCTGGAAACAGCCCTGAAGCTGCAGGAGACCACCCGCATCATGGCCCACGGCTTCTCCACGGCCGACTTCCGCCACGGCCCCATCGCCACCTGCGGACCCGGCTCCCGAGCCGTGCTGCTTGCCGGATCCGGCCCCGCCGATGACGACACCCGCGCCCTGCGCAGCGAACTCACCCGCCGCGCAGTACAGGTCAACCTGATCGGCACCCGAACCAGTACCGACGCCGGATGGCCTGTGCTCGGACACATGGGCGAGTGCCTACTGGCCACCGTGCGCGGCCAGCAACTCGCCCTCGCCACCGCCTCCTTGCTCGGCATCAACCCCGACCAGCCCGCCGGACTGAACAAGGTCACCCTCACCCACTGA
- the nhaA gene encoding Na+/H+ antiporter NhaA yields the protein MRRTPLREFMRTETGSAAVLLAGVVVALLWANLGPGGYEEFWSTRFSLSLGSHGIRLELREWVNSGLMALFFFVVGLEARREFDMGELRERKRVALPVLSGLCGMVVPIVLYLAVTAGHGDATRGWGAAMSTDTAFALGLLALLGRRLPSALRTYVLTVAVVDDLVALIVIAVAYGGRVSTAGLCAAVGLFLLALLMRALRVRRGPVYGAIGVALWVALLESGVDPVVGGLAMGLISYAAPASREDLERATDLFRDFREQPTPEYERNLRQGLRSALSPNDRLQQLFHPWTSYLIVPLFALANAGIQLSGSQLSSAFGSPVTLGIIAGYVLGKPVGIVGTAAVTGWLSRGRLRPPVGWGAVTAGGTIAGIGFTVSLLIATLAFHGRLLDEAKIGILTAVLCSFLLTWAVTAVIGALPRRLRTHALLGTDEGVTDLAIDVDPAHDHVRGPAGSLVTLVEYGDFECTYCGQAEPVVRQLLAGYGDIRYVWRHLPLTDVHPHAQLAAEGAEAAADQGEFWRMHDLLLNHQGALGGRDLVGYAERLGLDTERFRRRLIEHADAQRVAEDVESADLSGVSGTPTFFVNGRRHEGAYDITGLTEAIAAARSRAALRRKANRAGGEARLFAKGVTRRR from the coding sequence ATGCGGCGCACCCCCCTGCGCGAGTTCATGCGGACCGAGACCGGCAGCGCCGCCGTGCTGCTCGCCGGGGTCGTCGTCGCGCTGCTCTGGGCGAACCTCGGACCGGGCGGGTACGAGGAGTTCTGGAGCACCCGTTTCTCCCTCTCCCTCGGCTCCCACGGCATCCGCCTGGAGCTGCGGGAGTGGGTGAACAGCGGGCTGATGGCCCTCTTCTTCTTCGTGGTCGGCCTGGAGGCCCGCCGCGAGTTCGACATGGGCGAGCTGCGCGAGCGCAAGCGGGTCGCGCTCCCCGTCCTCTCCGGGCTCTGCGGCATGGTGGTCCCGATCGTCCTCTACCTGGCGGTCACGGCCGGGCACGGCGACGCCACCCGCGGCTGGGGCGCCGCTATGTCCACCGACACCGCCTTCGCCCTCGGCCTCCTCGCCCTCCTCGGCCGACGCCTCCCCTCCGCCCTGCGCACCTACGTCCTCACCGTCGCCGTCGTCGACGACCTGGTCGCGCTGATCGTGATCGCCGTCGCCTACGGTGGCCGGGTCTCGACCGCCGGGCTGTGCGCGGCCGTCGGGCTCTTCCTCCTCGCGCTGCTGATGCGCGCCCTGCGGGTGCGGCGCGGCCCGGTGTACGGGGCGATCGGGGTGGCGCTCTGGGTGGCCCTGCTGGAGTCCGGTGTCGACCCGGTGGTCGGCGGCCTCGCGATGGGCCTGATCAGCTACGCCGCCCCGGCCTCCCGCGAGGACCTGGAGCGGGCGACCGACCTCTTCCGGGACTTCCGCGAGCAGCCCACCCCGGAGTACGAGCGGAACCTCCGTCAGGGCCTCCGCTCCGCGCTCTCCCCGAACGACCGCCTCCAGCAGCTCTTCCACCCCTGGACCAGCTACCTCATCGTCCCGCTCTTCGCCCTGGCCAACGCCGGGATCCAGCTGAGCGGCAGTCAGCTCTCCTCGGCCTTCGGCTCGCCGGTCACCCTCGGCATCATCGCCGGCTACGTCCTGGGCAAGCCGGTCGGCATCGTCGGCACGGCCGCCGTCACCGGCTGGCTCAGCCGCGGCCGGTTGCGCCCGCCGGTCGGCTGGGGAGCGGTGACGGCGGGCGGCACCATCGCCGGGATCGGCTTCACCGTCTCCCTCCTCATCGCCACCCTGGCCTTCCACGGCCGGCTGCTGGACGAGGCGAAGATCGGCATCCTGACCGCGGTGCTCTGCTCCTTCCTCCTCACCTGGGCCGTCACCGCCGTCATCGGCGCCCTGCCGCGCAGGCTGCGCACCCACGCGCTCCTCGGCACCGACGAGGGCGTCACGGACCTCGCGATCGACGTCGACCCGGCGCACGACCACGTCCGCGGCCCGGCCGGCTCGCTGGTCACCCTGGTCGAGTACGGCGACTTCGAGTGCACCTACTGCGGCCAGGCCGAACCGGTGGTCCGCCAGCTCCTGGCCGGCTACGGCGACATCCGCTACGTCTGGCGCCACCTGCCGCTGACCGACGTCCACCCGCACGCCCAGCTCGCCGCGGAGGGCGCCGAGGCCGCGGCCGACCAGGGCGAGTTCTGGCGGATGCATGACCTCCTCCTCAACCACCAGGGCGCGCTGGGCGGCCGCGACCTGGTCGGCTACGCGGAACGCCTCGGCCTGGACACCGAGCGCTTCCGGCGGCGGCTGATAGAGCACGCGGACGCCCAGCGGGTCGCCGAGGACGTCGAGTCGGCCGACCTCAGCGGCGTCTCCGGCACCCCCACCTTCTTCGTCAACGGCCGCCGGCACGAGGGCGCGTACGACATCACCGGCCTCACCGAGGCGATCGCGGCGGCCCGCAGCCGGGCGGCGCTCCGCCGGAAGGCGAACCGCGCGGGCGGCGAGGCCCGGCTTTTCGCCAAGGGGGTCACCCGTCGGAGGTGA
- a CDS encoding gas vesicle protein GvpO — protein MAERRTGSATKKSSSSRSASGWAPEDVAHRACRSLEILLTHPVEGVSAVCRSEDGWRVHVDVLEVARIPDTTSLLATYEVDLDGRGELLQYRRIRRYRRGSADD, from the coding sequence ATGGCAGAGCGACGTACCGGGTCGGCTACGAAGAAGTCCTCGTCCTCGCGCAGCGCGTCCGGCTGGGCGCCCGAGGACGTGGCTCATCGTGCCTGCCGGAGTCTGGAGATACTGCTCACCCACCCCGTCGAGGGCGTTTCGGCCGTGTGCCGGAGCGAGGACGGTTGGCGGGTCCACGTGGATGTGCTCGAAGTCGCGCGCATCCCGGACACCACCAGCCTCCTCGCCACCTACGAGGTGGACCTCGACGGCAGGGGCGAGCTCCTCCAGTACCGCAGGATCCGTCGCTACCGACGCGGATCGGCGGACGACTGA
- a CDS encoding ROK family protein translates to MFQGYEDRQRRSGPAAVGIDFGGTNIEIALASSTGTLLERVRMQTRAEQGPDQALARAAAAVRHLERRAMDAYGAPVRAYAAVAPGVIQADRILLTPNLPGWDSLALARRLQQELEIEHAPAVCNDVRAGALAEARFGALRGVDPGVYVSLGTGIAAALTVGGTVLGGAHQAAGEIGYLNPGGTSAASFADGRAPLEEIVGGKALGARASELLGIELTAAELFERTDPPARKIVREALNVLGAAIANIAVFVDPERIVVGGGMMASTDVILPNLAAHLARAVPFAPQVLTAHFMQDASLHGAVALALDHMAGDRPGPAEERSAPTAFPADMVFNNRFACKDSG, encoded by the coding sequence ATGTTCCAAGGATACGAGGACCGCCAACGGCGGAGCGGGCCGGCAGCGGTCGGCATCGACTTCGGCGGGACGAACATCGAGATCGCCTTGGCATCCAGCACTGGCACGCTGCTGGAGCGGGTGCGCATGCAAACCCGGGCCGAGCAGGGCCCTGACCAGGCATTGGCGCGGGCCGCTGCGGCCGTTCGGCACCTGGAGCGTCGGGCGATGGATGCCTACGGTGCGCCGGTTCGCGCGTACGCGGCAGTGGCTCCTGGCGTTATCCAGGCTGATCGGATCCTGCTGACGCCGAACCTGCCGGGCTGGGACAGCCTCGCTCTGGCGCGGCGGCTCCAGCAGGAGCTGGAGATTGAGCATGCGCCGGCGGTGTGCAACGACGTACGCGCGGGAGCCTTGGCTGAGGCGCGCTTCGGGGCGTTGCGGGGCGTCGATCCGGGCGTCTACGTCAGTTTGGGAACGGGAATCGCCGCGGCCTTGACGGTCGGCGGCACGGTGCTGGGCGGCGCTCATCAGGCCGCGGGTGAGATCGGATACCTCAATCCTGGTGGCACTTCTGCAGCGAGCTTCGCCGATGGGCGTGCGCCGCTGGAGGAGATCGTTGGCGGTAAGGCGCTCGGCGCTCGGGCGAGTGAGCTGCTCGGCATCGAGCTGACTGCGGCGGAGCTGTTCGAGCGGACCGACCCGCCAGCTCGGAAGATCGTACGCGAGGCCCTCAATGTGCTGGGTGCCGCCATCGCCAACATCGCAGTGTTCGTTGATCCGGAACGGATCGTGGTGGGTGGCGGCATGATGGCCTCCACCGATGTGATCTTGCCAAATCTGGCCGCGCATCTCGCCCGGGCCGTGCCCTTTGCACCGCAGGTGCTTACCGCACACTTCATGCAGGACGCCTCGCTCCACGGTGCGGTCGCGCTCGCCCTGGACCACATGGCAGGCGATCGCCCGGGCCCGGCGGAGGAAAGATCCGCCCCGACGGCCTTCCCTGCGGACATGGTCTTCAATAACCGCTTCGCCTGTAAGGACTCCGGCTGA
- a CDS encoding APC family permease, whose product MSDSTTRHALRRNTLSIAGSVAMCMAFMGPATSVAFNTPPAAAGAGYALPLAILLALVACLLVANTIAAFARKIPAAGFAYTFNTHGFGPAGGFLSGWLLLLSYGMVAPMLLAAIGTYTSQFLATQLHVHIAWQLMTLLFGLIVWGINALGVSDSAKVAMVFLVLEVGIMLGLALTVLGKGGDHGLSLAPFRPSHSLGGTSGLGTGMLWGVLMFIGFESVATLGEEAKTAKRTIPIALFSAVIVIGAFYVLTAYSAAIGYGPNHAKTFAADASPWTTLAQRYWGITWALMLTVIASQFANFVSGSNSFVRVLFAMGREGILPKALGRTSRRHIPHIALGAYMLFSFAFTFLMGAKFGPLGVYSFAGTVLGLGMIIIYILISLAVIRFYRREHPTEFRWIRLGVLPAATAILMLLPIWGQIHPMPAWPNNLVPYLIAAWMVIGAGYLLFLSARRPALVSAMGHVFESDTETGTEIAEQTDRGVRDTDDETPTPDRSDLQTGGTQ is encoded by the coding sequence ATGAGCGACTCCACCACGCGCCACGCGTTGCGGCGCAACACCTTGTCCATCGCCGGATCCGTGGCGATGTGCATGGCCTTCATGGGCCCGGCCACGAGCGTGGCCTTCAACACCCCGCCAGCCGCCGCAGGCGCGGGGTACGCGCTGCCGCTGGCGATCCTGCTAGCGCTGGTTGCGTGTCTGCTGGTCGCGAATACCATCGCCGCATTCGCCCGCAAGATCCCTGCCGCCGGTTTCGCGTACACCTTCAACACGCACGGCTTCGGGCCCGCGGGTGGCTTCCTGTCCGGCTGGCTGCTGCTGCTCAGCTACGGCATGGTCGCTCCGATGCTGCTGGCCGCGATCGGCACCTACACCTCCCAGTTCCTCGCCACGCAGCTCCACGTGCACATCGCATGGCAGCTGATGACCTTGCTGTTCGGGCTGATCGTGTGGGGCATCAACGCGCTCGGCGTCTCCGACTCGGCCAAGGTCGCGATGGTCTTCCTCGTCCTGGAAGTCGGCATCATGCTCGGGCTGGCTCTGACCGTTCTCGGCAAGGGCGGCGACCACGGCCTGAGCCTTGCCCCGTTCCGCCCCAGCCACTCGCTGGGCGGCACCTCCGGTCTGGGCACCGGGATGCTGTGGGGAGTGTTGATGTTCATCGGGTTCGAGTCGGTGGCCACCTTGGGTGAGGAAGCCAAGACGGCCAAGCGCACCATCCCGATCGCCCTGTTCAGCGCGGTCATCGTGATCGGCGCGTTCTACGTGCTGACCGCCTACAGCGCGGCCATCGGCTACGGCCCGAACCACGCAAAGACATTCGCCGCCGATGCCTCCCCGTGGACGACGCTTGCCCAGCGGTACTGGGGCATCACCTGGGCCCTGATGCTCACGGTGATCGCCAGCCAGTTCGCCAACTTCGTCTCCGGCTCCAACTCCTTCGTACGAGTGCTGTTCGCGATGGGCCGCGAAGGGATCCTGCCCAAGGCGCTCGGACGGACCAGCCGCCGCCACATCCCACACATCGCCCTCGGCGCCTACATGCTGTTCTCCTTCGCCTTCACCTTCCTGATGGGAGCGAAGTTCGGACCGCTGGGCGTGTACAGCTTCGCCGGCACGGTCCTGGGCCTGGGCATGATCATCATCTACATCCTGATCAGCCTCGCGGTCATCCGCTTCTACCGGCGCGAGCACCCCACCGAGTTCCGCTGGATCCGCCTCGGAGTTCTCCCGGCGGCCACCGCCATCTTGATGCTGCTGCCGATTTGGGGCCAGATCCATCCGATGCCCGCGTGGCCGAACAACCTCGTGCCCTACCTCATTGCCGCCTGGATGGTCATCGGCGCCGGCTACCTGCTCTTCCTGAGCGCCAGGCGCCCAGCCCTGGTCTCCGCCATGGGCCACGTCTTCGAATCCGACACAGAAACGGGCACCGAGATAGCCGAGCAGACGGATCGCGGCGTGCGGGACACCGACGACGAGACGCCCACCCCCGACCGATCCGACCTGCAGACCGGAGGCACACAGTGA
- a CDS encoding GvpL/GvpF family gas vesicle protein translates to MAAHAQGIYVYGFVRADHRLRSGQRGVGAPPTAVRALRHGDLAAVVGDAPADLRARRRDLLAHQDLLLSLAEYGPVLPMRFGMVAPDEEVVLAQLDERRAAYAEALELLDGRDEFNLKALPTEDAVPALLGQDGRVRRMRDEVRRSPGYEASVRLGEAVAAGLARLAGEAAEQVVRELAPLADRWVRGPEVAGYAANVSFLVADGAQEDFRTAVERFAAAHRDRVELRLSGPIPCYSFTAPASASAPASASARLSARV, encoded by the coding sequence ATGGCCGCCCACGCCCAAGGCATCTACGTCTACGGCTTCGTCCGCGCCGACCACCGCCTCCGCTCCGGGCAGCGCGGGGTGGGCGCCCCGCCGACCGCGGTCCGCGCGCTGCGCCACGGCGACCTCGCGGCCGTCGTCGGCGACGCGCCCGCCGATCTGCGGGCCCGCCGCCGCGACCTCCTCGCCCACCAGGACCTGCTGCTCTCCCTCGCCGAGTACGGGCCGGTGCTCCCCATGCGGTTCGGCATGGTCGCCCCGGACGAGGAGGTAGTGCTCGCCCAGCTGGACGAGCGCCGGGCCGCATACGCCGAGGCCCTCGAACTCCTCGACGGGCGGGACGAGTTCAACCTCAAGGCGCTGCCCACCGAGGACGCCGTCCCGGCGCTCCTCGGCCAGGACGGCCGGGTCCGGCGGATGCGCGACGAAGTGCGGCGCAGCCCCGGGTACGAGGCGTCGGTCCGGCTCGGCGAGGCCGTGGCGGCGGGCCTCGCCCGGTTGGCCGGCGAGGCCGCTGAGCAGGTGGTGCGCGAGCTGGCCCCGTTGGCGGACCGCTGGGTGCGCGGTCCGGAGGTGGCCGGGTACGCGGCGAATGTGTCGTTCCTGGTCGCCGACGGTGCGCAGGAGGACTTCCGGACGGCCGTCGAACGGTTCGCCGCCGCCCACCGGGACCGGGTGGAGCTGCGGCTGAGCGGGCCGATCCCCTGCTACAGCTTCACCGCGCCCGCTTCCGCGTCCGCGCCCGCTTCCGCGTCCGCGCGCCTGTCGGCCAGGGTCTGA
- a CDS encoding ROK family transcriptional regulator codes for MVHSEQSPGPLSAAVAPSLLRQMNQRLLLDRLFIHGPAVRPQLARDTGLSLPTVIAALRGLEQAGLVRAAGRLEAAQGRPAAAYEADPTAGSVVGVDIGREKLRLLVTDLAGQPLSQLEVRNTARTAGALVDLVEQAVTDATTQAGLDASTVTHTVIGSPGVFDPRRGRIMYAANLPGWQRAGLAETLAERLGTALTIDNDANLAALGEHTYGAARGMSHVAYLTIGTGVGVGLVLDGRLYRGRSGAAGEIGYLPIGDATPDDHPGRPRRGMLEEAIAADAFVRHAIAEGMTGPLTAESIFVSARDGDLRAQRAVARVAQHLAQLVASILAFLDPELIVVGGGVGQNLDLLEPHIKEALVPITPMRPTMIASPLGSEAVVRGAIATGITIAREAVFNARTQSS; via the coding sequence ATGGTCCACTCCGAGCAGTCCCCCGGCCCCCTGAGCGCCGCGGTGGCTCCATCGCTGCTGCGTCAGATGAACCAGCGACTGCTCCTCGACCGGCTCTTCATCCACGGCCCGGCCGTCCGTCCCCAGCTCGCTCGCGACACCGGCTTGTCCCTACCCACTGTGATTGCAGCTCTACGTGGTCTAGAGCAAGCCGGCCTGGTACGGGCCGCTGGACGCCTCGAAGCCGCTCAGGGCCGGCCGGCTGCCGCCTACGAGGCAGACCCGACCGCCGGGAGCGTCGTCGGCGTGGACATTGGGCGTGAGAAGCTGCGCCTGCTCGTCACCGACCTCGCAGGCCAGCCGCTCAGCCAACTCGAAGTCCGCAATACGGCCCGCACCGCAGGGGCCCTTGTCGACCTAGTCGAGCAAGCCGTCACCGACGCAACCACGCAAGCCGGTCTCGACGCCTCGACCGTGACCCATACCGTGATCGGCTCGCCCGGCGTGTTCGATCCCCGCCGGGGACGCATCATGTACGCGGCCAACCTCCCCGGCTGGCAACGCGCCGGCCTCGCCGAAACACTCGCCGAACGGCTGGGGACCGCGCTTACCATCGACAACGACGCCAACCTCGCCGCCCTGGGCGAGCACACCTACGGCGCCGCACGCGGCATGAGCCACGTCGCCTACCTCACCATCGGCACCGGAGTCGGCGTCGGCCTCGTCCTCGACGGCCGTCTCTACCGCGGACGCAGTGGCGCCGCCGGCGAGATCGGCTACCTCCCCATCGGCGACGCAACTCCCGACGATCACCCCGGCCGTCCGCGACGCGGCATGCTCGAAGAAGCCATCGCCGCCGACGCATTCGTACGGCATGCCATCGCCGAGGGCATGACGGGCCCCCTGACCGCCGAGTCCATATTCGTCTCGGCCAGAGACGGCGACCTCCGTGCGCAGCGAGCCGTGGCACGCGTGGCACAACACCTCGCCCAACTCGTCGCCAGCATCCTCGCCTTCCTCGATCCAGAACTCATCGTCGTCGGCGGCGGCGTAGGGCAAAACCTTGACCTCCTGGAACCCCACATCAAAGAAGCCCTCGTCCCGATCACACCCATGCGCCCAACTATGATTGCCAGCCCTCTCGGAAGCGAAGCTGTCGTCCGCGGTGCCATCGCAACCGGTATCACCATCGCCCGAGAAGCTGTATTCAACGCTCGCACACAGTCCAGTTGA
- a CDS encoding gas vesicle protein GvpG, which translates to MGLLSGVLLLPLAPVRGVAWVAERLGDAADRELRDPAVVRARLRALNDALEAGEIGTERFEREEERLLDLLEAEPHHPAGPVDR; encoded by the coding sequence ATGGGCCTCCTCAGCGGGGTACTGCTGCTGCCACTGGCGCCCGTGCGCGGGGTGGCCTGGGTCGCGGAGCGACTCGGCGACGCCGCCGACCGCGAACTCCGCGACCCGGCCGTCGTACGGGCGCGGTTGCGCGCGCTCAACGACGCGCTCGAGGCGGGGGAGATCGGCACCGAGCGGTTCGAGCGCGAGGAGGAGCGACTGCTGGACCTCCTCGAAGCCGAACCACACCATCCGGCCGGACCGGTGGATCGCTGA
- a CDS encoding alanine racemase: MFLDLLRRRNPALIDAAITLHQQGQLPANTYVLDLDAITANARSLSTEATRLGLTPFAMTKQIGRNPDACRAITAGGIQASVAVDMECARATTRAGMRLGHLGHLVQVPRAEAGAAAAMHPDYWTVFNHDKAREAAKAAAATGRDQSLLARVHAEGDEFYSGHEGGFSAGDVLAVADQFDALGSAHFAGITTFPALLFDRDSRTVRRTHNLTTLEKTANRLRDHGRTDIQINAPGTTSTETLAALASAGATQVEPGHALTGTTPWHAVSDLPELPAVCYLSEVSHHHGGRAYCFGGGMYVDPVFPPYQVQAAVGHDPDGATLLDATLPPAQAIDYYGQLHPTGHAPEIGASVVFGFRIQAFVTRAYTAGITGLSTGTPRVAGIWSADGSATSWPA, translated from the coding sequence GTGTTTCTCGACCTGCTTCGCCGCCGCAACCCCGCACTGATCGACGCCGCCATCACCCTGCACCAGCAGGGCCAACTGCCGGCCAACACCTACGTCCTCGATCTCGATGCGATCACCGCGAATGCCCGATCCCTCTCTACCGAGGCCACCCGGCTCGGCCTGACCCCCTTCGCGATGACCAAGCAGATCGGCCGCAACCCCGACGCCTGCCGCGCGATCACCGCAGGCGGCATCCAGGCCAGCGTTGCGGTCGACATGGAATGCGCCCGCGCCACCACCCGAGCCGGCATGCGCCTGGGCCACCTCGGCCACCTCGTACAGGTACCGCGAGCCGAGGCCGGTGCCGCCGCGGCGATGCACCCGGATTACTGGACCGTCTTCAACCACGACAAGGCGCGTGAGGCGGCCAAGGCGGCTGCTGCCACCGGGCGCGACCAGTCGCTGCTGGCGCGTGTGCACGCGGAGGGCGATGAGTTCTACTCCGGCCACGAAGGCGGCTTCTCCGCCGGCGACGTCCTCGCCGTCGCCGACCAATTCGACGCACTCGGCTCGGCCCATTTCGCCGGAATCACCACCTTCCCCGCCCTTCTCTTCGACCGCGACTCCCGCACCGTGCGCCGCACCCACAACCTCACCACCTTGGAGAAGACCGCAAACCGACTCCGCGACCACGGCCGCACAGACATCCAGATCAACGCACCCGGCACCACCTCCACCGAGACACTCGCCGCCCTCGCCTCCGCCGGTGCCACGCAGGTCGAGCCCGGGCACGCCCTGACCGGCACCACCCCCTGGCATGCTGTGAGCGATCTTCCCGAACTCCCCGCCGTCTGCTACCTCAGCGAAGTCAGCCACCACCACGGCGGACGCGCCTACTGCTTCGGCGGCGGAATGTACGTCGACCCCGTCTTCCCGCCCTACCAGGTCCAGGCCGCCGTCGGCCACGACCCCGACGGGGCCACCCTGCTGGATGCCACCTTGCCCCCGGCGCAGGCCATCGACTACTACGGCCAGCTCCACCCCACCGGCCACGCCCCCGAGATCGGCGCCAGCGTCGTGTTCGGCTTCCGCATCCAAGCGTTCGTCACCCGCGCCTACACCGCAGGCATCACTGGCCTGTCCACTGGCACCCCTCGCGTCGCCGGAATCTGGTCCGCCGACGGCTCCGCCACCTCCTGGCCCGCATAG